In a single window of the Massilia oculi genome:
- a CDS encoding nucleotidyltransferase family protein, producing the protein MALTGILLAAGRGRRFDPAGIHNKLLQRLPGGELVVAASARTLLAVFARVVAVVPPDDGGVGDVLRQLGCEVTVCPDADGGMGLSLAHAIRHSLNGQLDGQGWLVALGDMPFVAPSTLHALDAAIGEGAAIAAPLFEGRRGNPVAFGARRRDDLLALDGDQGARRLLASSPVTTIDVLDTGILRDIDSPSDLPG; encoded by the coding sequence ATGGCGCTGACCGGCATCCTGCTGGCCGCGGGGCGGGGCCGCCGCTTCGACCCGGCCGGCATCCACAACAAGCTGTTGCAGCGCCTGCCCGGCGGCGAACTGGTGGTCGCCGCCAGCGCGCGCACGCTGCTGGCGGTGTTCGCGCGCGTGGTGGCCGTGGTGCCGCCAGATGACGGCGGGGTGGGCGACGTGCTGCGCCAGCTCGGCTGCGAAGTGACGGTGTGCCCGGACGCCGACGGCGGCATGGGCCTGTCGCTGGCGCACGCGATCCGTCATTCCCTGAATGGCCAACTTGACGGCCAGGGCTGGCTGGTGGCGCTGGGCGACATGCCCTTCGTTGCCCCATCCACCCTGCATGCGCTGGACGCTGCGATCGGGGAGGGCGCAGCCATCGCCGCGCCCCTGTTCGAGGGCCGGCGCGGCAATCCGGTCGCCTTCGGCGCCCGGCGCCGCGACGACCTGCTGGCGCTGGACGGCGACCAGGGCGCGCGGCGCCTGCTTGCCAGCAGCCCGGTGACCACGATCGACGTGCTGGACACCGGCATCCTGCGCGACATCGATTCCCCTTCCGACCTGCCGGGCTAG
- a CDS encoding (2Fe-2S)-binding protein has protein sequence MLTLNINGRDLQVDADPATPVLWALRDNLNLTGTKFGCGAALCGACTVHLDGAPIRACVTPIAAVAGQAITTIEAMQDDPVGKAVQDAWVRHDVPQCGYCQSGQVMSAVALLRANRRPLDADIDNAMSGNLCRCGTYQRIRAAIKDAAAALEA, from the coding sequence ATGCTGACCTTGAACATCAACGGAAGAGACCTGCAAGTCGACGCCGATCCCGCCACGCCCGTGCTGTGGGCGCTGCGCGACAACCTCAACCTCACCGGCACCAAGTTCGGCTGCGGCGCGGCCCTGTGCGGCGCCTGCACCGTGCACCTGGACGGCGCCCCGATCCGCGCCTGCGTCACCCCGATCGCGGCGGTCGCGGGCCAGGCGATCACGACCATCGAGGCGATGCAGGACGACCCGGTCGGCAAGGCGGTCCAGGATGCCTGGGTGCGCCACGACGTGCCGCAGTGCGGCTACTGCCAGAGCGGCCAGGTGATGAGCGCCGTCGCGCTGCTGCGCGCCAACCGGCGCCCGCTGGATGCCGACATCGACAACGCCATGAGCGGCAATCTGTGCCGCTGCGGCACCTATCAGCGGATCCGCGCGGCCATCAAGGATGCCGCCGCGGCATTGGAGGCATGA
- a CDS encoding DsbC family protein, which translates to MIKMKLAVLLATALLASCVDAQNTVEANIKKALEPHLGGAKIESVKETPYGGLYEVRVAGDILYTDKKGEFLVIGQVYDVKSSRNLTRERIDDINKIKFSDLPLEMALKQVKGNGKRVIAVFEDPNCGYCKRLRQTTLNEIDNVTIYTFMYNILSQDSFTKSKNIWCAPNRNKAWDDWMINGKVPPAAPAACESPNDKVLALGQKLRITGTPAIFFSDGTRIPGAIDLKSLEAKLDSLEAKPAK; encoded by the coding sequence ATGATCAAAATGAAGCTCGCCGTCCTGCTGGCGACGGCGCTGCTCGCATCGTGCGTCGATGCGCAGAACACGGTCGAGGCAAACATCAAGAAGGCGCTCGAACCGCACCTGGGCGGCGCCAAGATCGAGTCGGTCAAGGAAACGCCATACGGAGGCCTGTACGAAGTGCGGGTCGCGGGCGACATCCTGTACACCGACAAGAAGGGCGAGTTCCTCGTGATCGGCCAGGTGTATGACGTCAAGAGTTCGCGCAACCTGACGCGCGAACGCATCGACGACATCAACAAGATCAAGTTCAGCGACCTGCCGCTCGAGATGGCGCTCAAGCAGGTCAAGGGCAACGGCAAGCGCGTGATCGCGGTGTTCGAGGACCCGAACTGCGGCTACTGCAAGCGCCTGCGCCAGACGACGCTCAACGAGATCGACAACGTCACCATCTATACCTTCATGTACAACATCCTGTCCCAGGATTCGTTCACGAAGTCGAAGAACATCTGGTGCGCGCCGAACCGCAACAAGGCCTGGGATGACTGGATGATCAACGGCAAGGTGCCGCCGGCGGCGCCGGCCGCCTGCGAATCGCCGAACGACAAGGTGCTGGCGCTTGGCCAGAAGCTGCGCATTACCGGCACGCCGGCCATCTTCTTCAGCGACGGCACCCGCATCCCGGGCGCGATCGACCTGAAGTCGCTGGAAGCCAAGCTCGATTCGCTGGAAGCGAAGCCGGCAAAATAA
- a CDS encoding FAD-dependent monooxygenase: protein MTTPTTSTTRTDVCIVGNGAIAKTTALGFAQAGHSVTLLAPPARPAAEAPSSSSAAERPWDVRVYALNHTAHDLLASLKVWGALDLARVAAVDAMDVHGDGEGGGNLGFDAFGARVGTLAWIVEDHNLNGALDAALKFAHNVQRVEGRACELTCSDEGAALRLEDGRRLECALLVGADGRESWVRGQCDIGVDYRMYHQRAIVTNFACEKPHHGVAHQWFTCADGIVALLPLPGNRVSLVWSAPETLADTLMDESLGELAIRLGEYADDKLGALRPLQPEAVAAVPLALVKPHAIVAPRVALVGDAAHAVHPLAGHGMNLGFGDVVDLLAAVREREERRAIGDERVLARYARKRKEDVVMMQLATDGLERLFGANLEPVRVMRNLGLNLLDKMPALKRRLMAHAMGKSSI, encoded by the coding sequence ATGACCACGCCCACGACCTCCACCACCCGGACCGATGTTTGCATCGTCGGCAATGGCGCCATCGCCAAGACCACCGCCCTCGGCTTTGCCCAGGCCGGGCATAGCGTGACCCTGCTGGCGCCGCCCGCGCGTCCCGCGGCCGAGGCGCCATCGTCATCCTCGGCCGCGGAACGTCCCTGGGACGTGCGTGTCTACGCGCTCAACCATACGGCCCACGACCTGCTGGCCTCGCTCAAGGTCTGGGGCGCACTCGACCTGGCGCGCGTCGCCGCGGTCGATGCGATGGACGTGCATGGCGACGGCGAGGGGGGCGGCAACCTCGGTTTCGACGCCTTCGGCGCCCGGGTCGGCACCCTGGCCTGGATCGTCGAAGACCATAACCTGAACGGGGCGCTGGATGCCGCGCTCAAGTTTGCCCACAACGTGCAGCGGGTCGAGGGCCGGGCCTGCGAGCTCACCTGCAGCGACGAGGGCGCCGCGCTGCGCCTGGAAGACGGCCGCCGCCTCGAATGCGCGCTGCTGGTCGGGGCCGACGGCCGCGAATCCTGGGTCCGCGGGCAGTGCGACATCGGCGTCGACTACCGCATGTACCACCAGCGCGCCATCGTCACCAACTTCGCCTGCGAGAAGCCGCACCATGGCGTGGCCCACCAGTGGTTCACCTGCGCCGACGGCATCGTCGCCCTGCTGCCGCTGCCGGGCAACCGCGTCTCGCTGGTGTGGTCGGCGCCCGAGACCCTGGCCGACACCCTGATGGACGAGTCGCTGGGCGAACTGGCGATCCGGCTCGGCGAATACGCCGACGACAAGCTGGGCGCCCTGCGCCCCCTGCAGCCCGAGGCCGTGGCGGCGGTGCCGCTGGCGCTGGTCAAGCCGCATGCGATCGTGGCGCCGCGCGTGGCGCTGGTGGGAGACGCCGCCCACGCCGTGCACCCGCTGGCCGGGCATGGCATGAACCTGGGCTTCGGCGACGTGGTCGACCTGCTCGCCGCCGTGCGCGAGCGCGAGGAGCGGCGCGCGATCGGCGACGAACGGGTGCTGGCGCGCTATGCCCGCAAGCGCAAGGAAGACGTGGTCATGATGCAGCTGGCCACCGATGGCCTGGAGCGCCTGTTCGGGGCGAATCTGGAGCCGGTACGCGTCATGCGCAATCTTGGACTCAACTTGCTTGATAAAATGCCTGCTTTGAAGCGGCGCCTGATGGCGCATGCGATGGGCAAGTCATCAATCTGA
- a CDS encoding AraC family transcriptional regulator, with product MDTENHDQAGPEPASKTDWVRYRPTGVQGVTLMRAHFTDYTFERHSHPEFGIGLTYRGVQTFNCQGSRQVSAPGNVIFLNPDQAHDGLRGKTDSYDYSMLYVDPAVMTVLRERAAGVPSASYFRDAVVHAPEAARQLHNAIEATGQAQEALRAESLLLKAFMGLLLRFGETPAAARAPALAGLARLNRVRDYIRAHAGNDISIAELAREAGVSRVYLSRAFERQFGVPPHVYLNAVRLANARQLLLSGMSLATVAVSAGFADQSHFTRRFKGAVGLSPGAWLRQMRGS from the coding sequence ATGGACACAGAGAACCACGACCAAGCCGGACCGGAACCGGCATCGAAGACCGACTGGGTGCGCTACCGCCCCACCGGTGTGCAGGGCGTGACACTGATGCGAGCCCATTTCACCGACTACACTTTCGAGCGGCACAGCCATCCTGAATTCGGGATCGGCCTGACCTATCGCGGCGTCCAGACTTTCAATTGCCAGGGCAGCAGGCAGGTCAGCGCGCCGGGCAACGTGATCTTCCTGAACCCGGACCAGGCGCATGATGGCTTGCGCGGCAAGACCGACAGCTACGACTACAGCATGCTGTATGTCGATCCCGCCGTGATGACGGTGCTGCGCGAGCGGGCGGCAGGTGTTCCATCTGCCAGCTATTTTCGCGATGCCGTCGTGCACGCGCCGGAAGCAGCGAGACAATTGCACAACGCCATAGAGGCAACCGGACAAGCGCAGGAAGCGCTGCGCGCGGAGTCGCTACTGCTCAAGGCCTTCATGGGCTTGCTCCTGCGCTTCGGCGAGACCCCGGCGGCGGCGCGGGCGCCTGCGCTTGCCGGCCTGGCCCGGCTGAACCGGGTGCGCGACTATATTCGCGCCCATGCGGGAAACGATATCTCGATTGCCGAACTCGCGCGCGAAGCCGGCGTGTCGCGTGTCTACCTGAGCCGTGCGTTCGAACGGCAGTTCGGCGTGCCACCCCATGTCTACCTGAACGCGGTTCGGCTGGCTAATGCACGCCAGCTCTTATTGAGCGGCATGTCGCTGGCGACGGTCGCGGTGAGCGCGGGGTTTGCCGACCAGAGCCATTTCACCCGGCGCTTCAAGGGAGCGGTCGGACTGTCGCCCGGTGCGTGGCTGCGGCAGATGCGTGGTAGCTGA
- a CDS encoding zinc ribbon domain-containing protein YjdM: MHTLPPCPQCQSAYTYEDGSGQYVCPDCAHEWPVQAATAAADSVRVYKDASGNILQDGDTVTVIKDLKPKGSGGVIKQGTKVKNIRLVDADHDIDCKIDGFGAMSLKTEFVRKV; this comes from the coding sequence ATGCACACCCTTCCTCCCTGCCCCCAATGCCAATCCGCCTATACCTATGAAGACGGCAGCGGCCAATACGTCTGCCCGGACTGCGCCCATGAGTGGCCGGTCCAGGCGGCTACCGCGGCGGCCGACAGCGTGCGGGTCTACAAAGATGCTTCAGGCAATATCCTCCAGGATGGCGACACCGTCACCGTGATCAAGGACCTGAAACCAAAGGGTTCGGGCGGCGTGATCAAGCAAGGCACCAAGGTCAAGAATATCCGCCTGGTCGATGCCGACCACGACATCGACTGCAAGATCGACGGCTTCGGCGCCATGAGCCTCAAGACGGAATTCGTGCGCAAGGTATAA
- a CDS encoding class I SAM-dependent methyltransferase: protein MTQPAQPSPSPQAGPATAVPDLAAIKQRQQATWASGDFAVVGVTLQIVGELLAEAVDVRAGERVLDVAAGNGNATLAAARRFARVTSTDYVPALLEKGRARAAAEGLAVDFRVADAEALPFPDASFDVALSTFGVMFAPDQARAAAEMRRVVRPGGRIGMANWTADGFIGQLFKVVGKHVPPPTGLASPLLWGNEDHLRQLFGADALQARITRRMFNFRYASPTHWVHVFRDYYGPLNRAFSALAPSAADALEQDLLALIDRFNTAGPDSMVAPAEYLEIVLTREAEGALH, encoded by the coding sequence ATGACCCAGCCAGCCCAACCCTCGCCGTCGCCCCAGGCGGGTCCCGCCACTGCCGTTCCCGACCTGGCCGCGATCAAGCAGCGCCAGCAGGCCACCTGGGCCAGCGGCGACTTCGCCGTCGTCGGCGTCACCCTGCAGATCGTCGGCGAACTGCTGGCCGAGGCCGTTGACGTGCGCGCTGGCGAGCGCGTGCTTGACGTCGCCGCCGGCAACGGCAACGCCACGCTGGCCGCGGCGCGCCGCTTCGCCCGCGTCACGTCCACCGACTACGTGCCGGCGCTGCTCGAGAAGGGGCGGGCGCGCGCCGCCGCCGAGGGCCTGGCGGTCGACTTCCGCGTAGCGGACGCCGAGGCGCTGCCGTTCCCGGACGCCAGCTTCGACGTGGCGCTGTCCACCTTCGGCGTGATGTTCGCGCCCGACCAGGCGCGCGCCGCCGCCGAGATGCGGCGCGTGGTGCGGCCCGGCGGACGCATCGGCATGGCGAACTGGACGGCCGATGGCTTCATCGGCCAGCTGTTCAAGGTGGTCGGCAAGCACGTCCCGCCGCCGACCGGGCTGGCGTCGCCGCTACTGTGGGGAAACGAAGACCATCTGCGGCAGCTGTTCGGCGCCGATGCGCTCCAGGCGCGCATCACGCGCAGGATGTTCAACTTCCGCTACGCTTCGCCCACGCACTGGGTGCACGTGTTCCGCGATTACTACGGACCGCTCAACCGGGCCTTCTCCGCCCTTGCGCCATCTGCCGCCGATGCGCTCGAACAAGACCTGCTGGCCCTGATCGACCGCTTCAACACGGCCGGGCCGGATTCGATGGTGGCGCCGGCCGAATACCTCGAGATCGTGCTGACCCGCGAGGCGGAGGGCGCGCTGCACTAG
- a CDS encoding tetratricopeptide repeat protein, which produces MKPRLVPRSIAAAAIILAIAVIGAVALAAMPSLWSGRGTGNAGFDPLFAGAAGATCAPARPAAPPLLAHLVQAQTETRPFTPGRRAPATPGANPAGKPGKAAPPPLYDNLGKLHVPITTASKRAQAYFDQGIRLTFAFNHAEAARAFRAAQDADPNCAMCYWGEALVLGPNINAPMFPEAVAPAVAAAAEASRLAPRTRPEEQAVIRAVARRYSLAPGADRAALDKAYADAMAEAARDFPTHDTIQVLFAESLMDLSPWNYWEAGGARPRNRTAELVATLEKVLARNPTHAGAAHYYIHTMEASTRPEKALPAARVLASQIPGAGHIVHMPSHIYYRLGMYREALRSNVMAVATDERYFADAASDPVYRGAYYPHNIHFVMVSALMGGDGRTALEAAGKLDKVITPDLLTAIGALQPVKSAPYFAHVQFSDADTLLALPDPGPRFVLVQAMWHYARAVGHARKGDFDAAARQVAALGKIEKNGDFKPVNDWNIPGREIVQTARSVAQARIADARGDLPRAVNAYRQAIAVQDALPYMEPPYWYYPVRQSLGVALLRSGQPDAAEKVFRDSLARTPSNGWALRGLMEVYRKRGDEAALAAVQKQFATTWLGKPDGPALSAL; this is translated from the coding sequence ATGAAACCGCGCCTTGTTCCGCGTAGCATTGCCGCCGCAGCCATCATCCTTGCCATCGCCGTGATCGGCGCAGTGGCGCTCGCCGCCATGCCATCGCTCTGGTCCGGGCGCGGCACGGGCAATGCCGGTTTCGACCCGCTGTTCGCCGGGGCCGCCGGCGCCACCTGCGCGCCGGCGCGCCCCGCCGCGCCGCCCCTGCTGGCCCATCTGGTGCAGGCCCAGACCGAGACACGCCCCTTCACGCCCGGCCGGCGGGCGCCGGCCACGCCGGGCGCCAATCCCGCCGGCAAGCCGGGCAAGGCCGCGCCGCCGCCCCTGTACGACAACCTGGGCAAGCTGCACGTGCCGATCACCACCGCCAGCAAGCGCGCCCAGGCCTATTTCGACCAGGGCATCCGCCTGACCTTCGCCTTCAACCATGCCGAGGCGGCGCGCGCCTTCCGCGCCGCGCAAGACGCCGACCCCAACTGCGCGATGTGCTACTGGGGCGAAGCGCTGGTGCTGGGCCCGAACATCAACGCCCCGATGTTCCCCGAGGCCGTCGCACCGGCGGTGGCGGCCGCGGCCGAGGCGAGCCGCCTGGCGCCGCGCACGCGGCCCGAAGAGCAGGCCGTGATCCGCGCCGTGGCGCGCCGCTACAGCCTTGCCCCCGGCGCCGACCGCGCCGCGCTCGACAAGGCCTATGCCGATGCCATGGCCGAGGCCGCGCGCGACTTTCCCACCCACGACACCATCCAGGTGCTGTTCGCCGAATCGCTGATGGACCTGTCGCCCTGGAATTATTGGGAGGCAGGCGGCGCCCGGCCCAGGAACCGCACGGCCGAGCTGGTCGCCACACTGGAAAAAGTATTGGCGCGCAACCCGACCCATGCCGGGGCCGCCCACTACTACATCCACACGATGGAAGCCTCGACCCGGCCCGAGAAAGCCCTGCCCGCCGCGCGCGTGCTGGCAAGCCAGATCCCGGGCGCCGGCCACATCGTGCACATGCCCTCGCACATCTATTACCGGCTGGGCATGTACCGCGAAGCGCTGCGCTCGAACGTCATGGCGGTCGCCACCGACGAACGCTACTTTGCCGACGCGGCCAGCGATCCCGTCTACCGGGGCGCCTATTACCCGCACAATATCCACTTCGTGATGGTGTCGGCCCTGATGGGTGGCGACGGTCGCACGGCGCTCGAGGCCGCAGGCAAGCTCGACAAGGTGATCACGCCCGACCTCCTGACCGCCATCGGCGCGCTGCAGCCGGTCAAGTCCGCGCCCTACTTCGCCCACGTCCAGTTCAGCGATGCGGACACCCTGCTCGCGCTGCCCGACCCGGGCCCCCGATTCGTGCTCGTGCAGGCGATGTGGCATTACGCACGCGCCGTCGGCCATGCGCGCAAGGGCGACTTCGATGCGGCCGCACGACAAGTCGCCGCGCTCGGCAAGATCGAGAAGAACGGCGACTTCAAGCCGGTGAACGACTGGAATATCCCCGGCCGCGAGATCGTCCAGACCGCCCGCTCGGTGGCCCAGGCCCGGATCGCCGATGCGCGGGGCGACTTGCCGCGTGCAGTCAACGCCTACCGCCAGGCGATCGCGGTGCAGGACGCGCTGCCCTATATGGAGCCGCCCTACTGGTACTACCCGGTGCGCCAGTCGCTCGGCGTGGCGCTCCTGCGCAGCGGACAGCCGGACGCGGCCGAAAAAGTATTCCGCGATTCGCTGGCGCGTACGCCAAGCAATGGCTGGGCATTGCGCGGCTTGATGGAGGTGTACCGCAAGCGTGGTGACGAAGCCGCGCTCGCGGCCGTGCAAAAGCAGTTCGCGACCACCTGGCTTGGCAAGCCGGATGGGCCGGCACTGTCCGCGCTCTAG
- a CDS encoding lipocalin family protein — MNAKPSFFASCAVLVLSALCAVPALAADSARPLQPIESLVVPRYMGVWYEIAKLPNDFQKKCVGDTTATYNLGEDGRVQVVNRCRTAEGKFDVADGVARQLGGATSPKLKVRFAPAILSFIPMVWGDYWVIDLDDKYQLSAVSEPKREYLWILSRTPQVEPAAYDALLTRLTAQGLDVSRLERTPHTQLQQPAQ, encoded by the coding sequence ATGAACGCCAAGCCTTCGTTCTTCGCGTCGTGCGCCGTCCTGGTCCTGTCCGCCCTGTGCGCCGTTCCGGCGCTGGCAGCGGATAGCGCCCGACCGTTGCAGCCGATCGAATCGCTCGTGGTGCCGCGCTATATGGGCGTCTGGTACGAGATCGCAAAACTCCCCAACGATTTCCAGAAAAAATGTGTCGGTGACACTACCGCCACCTACAACCTGGGCGAGGATGGACGGGTGCAAGTCGTCAATCGCTGCCGCACCGCCGAGGGCAAGTTTGACGTTGCCGACGGCGTGGCGCGCCAGCTCGGCGGCGCTACCTCACCCAAGCTCAAGGTGCGTTTCGCGCCGGCGATCCTGTCCTTTATCCCGATGGTGTGGGGGGATTACTGGGTCATCGACCTCGACGACAAATACCAGTTGTCCGCGGTCAGCGAACCCAAGCGCGAGTACCTGTGGATCCTGTCGCGCACGCCCCAGGTCGAACCGGCCGCATACGATGCACTGCTCACGCGCCTGACGGCACAGGGACTGGATGTGTCCAGGCTGGAGCGCACGCCGCACACGCAATTGCAACAACCTGCACAGTAA
- a CDS encoding CAP domain-containing protein, with product MPGPQSPALHQALLTVAATLLALPAAHALPTQASGSDSLATLVNAYRANPGACDGRPAAPAAALDPQPALAQLRIGAGTFIESALERAGYAAEQAQAVYVTGPEDAQAAMNVLAQKYCKVLLSDRFSAIGSYREGATWTVVLARPAPPLPSVTYPDWREAGRTILDEVNAARASARSCGKQAFPAAPPLSWNPALGDAALAHSRDMATGRYFSHRGKDGSQAADRALRAGYAWRRVGENIAFGQRSPREAVEGWLDSPGHCANIMNRNYTEMGAAYGVTPERQAGVIYWTQVFGAPR from the coding sequence ATGCCAGGTCCACAATCCCCTGCCCTGCACCAGGCGCTGCTGACGGTGGCGGCCACCCTGCTGGCGCTGCCTGCCGCGCATGCCCTGCCCACCCAGGCCAGCGGCAGCGATTCGTTGGCAACACTGGTCAATGCCTACCGCGCCAATCCTGGCGCCTGCGACGGCCGTCCCGCCGCGCCGGCCGCCGCGCTCGATCCACAACCGGCACTGGCCCAACTGCGCATCGGCGCCGGCACCTTCATCGAATCCGCGCTGGAACGCGCCGGCTACGCTGCCGAGCAGGCACAGGCGGTCTACGTCACCGGTCCCGAGGATGCCCAGGCCGCCATGAACGTGCTAGCGCAGAAATACTGCAAGGTATTGCTGAGCGATCGTTTCTCTGCGATCGGCAGCTACCGCGAGGGCGCGACCTGGACCGTGGTGCTGGCGCGTCCGGCGCCGCCGCTGCCCTCGGTCACCTATCCCGACTGGCGCGAGGCAGGCCGCACGATCCTGGATGAAGTCAATGCCGCGCGCGCCAGCGCCCGCTCCTGCGGCAAGCAGGCGTTCCCGGCAGCGCCGCCCCTGAGCTGGAACCCCGCACTGGGCGACGCCGCACTGGCCCATAGCCGCGACATGGCCACGGGGCGCTACTTCAGCCACCGCGGCAAGGATGGCAGCCAGGCCGCCGACCGCGCCCTGCGCGCCGGCTATGCCTGGCGTCGGGTGGGCGAAAACATTGCCTTCGGCCAGCGCTCGCCGCGCGAAGCCGTCGAAGGCTGGCTCGATAGCCCCGGACATTGCGCCAACATCATGAACCGCAATTACACCGAGATGGGCGCCGCCTATGGCGTCACGCCGGAGCGGCAGGCCGGCGTCATCTACTGGACCCAGGTGTTCGGCGCGCCGCGTTAG
- the uvsE gene encoding UV DNA damage repair endonuclease UvsE has protein sequence MTQSAPQPRLGLVCITVSKDVRYRALTRKRLLEHSEDGQRRLLEDIYRDNIQTLDNALRYCEREGIALYRMPSSIFPFSDTPFGLDVLQQFKDTLGRSGRRAIERGIRLVMHPDQFVVLSSDSDDVVANSVKILQMHADIMDLLDQPRSPWALLEIHGGKADREDKLVARIADLPDAIRCRIGLENDEYAYSADEIHAVCVRAGVPMVFDAHHHIVHEKLDSYEHPSVAEMVARARATWPDPAHQLVHISNGREGFNDRQHSDLIATMPSSYLSAPYIEIEAKLKEEAIRGLDGWCARFTPA, from the coding sequence ATGACCCAGTCCGCCCCGCAACCACGACTCGGCCTCGTCTGCATCACTGTCTCGAAGGACGTGCGCTACCGCGCGCTCACGCGCAAGCGCCTGCTCGAGCATTCGGAAGATGGCCAGCGCCGCTTACTGGAAGACATTTATCGCGACAATATCCAGACCCTGGACAATGCGCTGCGTTACTGCGAGCGCGAAGGCATCGCGCTCTACCGCATGCCCTCGTCGATCTTCCCGTTTTCCGATACGCCGTTCGGGCTGGACGTCCTGCAGCAGTTCAAGGACACCCTGGGCCGCTCTGGCCGGCGCGCGATCGAGCGCGGCATCCGCCTGGTGATGCATCCCGACCAGTTCGTGGTGCTCAGTTCGGACTCGGACGACGTGGTGGCCAACAGCGTCAAGATCTTGCAGATGCACGCCGACATCATGGATTTGCTGGACCAGCCGCGTTCGCCCTGGGCGCTGCTGGAAATCCACGGCGGCAAGGCCGACCGCGAAGACAAGCTGGTCGCGCGCATTGCCGACCTGCCGGATGCGATCCGCTGCCGCATCGGCCTGGAGAATGACGAATATGCCTACAGCGCCGACGAGATCCACGCCGTCTGCGTGCGCGCCGGCGTGCCGATGGTGTTCGACGCCCACCACCACATCGTCCACGAAAAGCTGGACAGCTACGAGCATCCGAGCGTGGCCGAGATGGTGGCCAGGGCGCGCGCCACCTGGCCCGACCCGGCCCACCAGCTGGTGCACATCTCGAACGGCCGCGAAGGCTTCAACGACCGCCAGCATTCCGACCTGATCGCGACGATGCCCTCGTCCTACCTCTCCGCGCCGTATATCGAGATCGAGGCCAAGCTCAAGGAAGAAGCGATCCGCGGCCTGGACGGCTGGTGCGCGAGGTTCACGCCGGCCTGA
- a CDS encoding alpha/beta fold hydrolase, which translates to MTILLVPGYMLDATLWDGMRDRLAPFGPLAHADLRHDSTLEDLARRALAEAPPSFILIGFSMGGYVAREMVRQAPGRVRALVLIATSTRPDSDAVRQGKRTVARAAPSVSFAGLSRTAIAGSLHPREVDNEALIERVRMMGVRLGGVAFRNQSMVERPGDLHLLGEIRCPTLVVAAGHDRLRSLEEAQELHAGIAGAQFALVEDSGHMIPLEAPQALCDVIVPWLAQLRDS; encoded by the coding sequence ATGACTATCCTGCTGGTTCCCGGCTATATGCTTGATGCGACGCTGTGGGACGGCATGCGCGACCGGCTGGCCCCCTTCGGCCCGCTGGCGCATGCCGACCTGCGTCACGATTCCACCCTCGAGGACCTGGCGCGCCGCGCATTGGCCGAGGCGCCGCCGTCCTTCATCCTGATCGGCTTCTCGATGGGCGGCTACGTCGCGCGCGAGATGGTGCGCCAGGCGCCCGGGCGCGTGCGCGCGCTGGTGTTGATCGCCACGTCCACCCGGCCCGATTCCGACGCCGTCCGCCAGGGCAAGCGCACGGTGGCGCGGGCGGCGCCGTCGGTCTCGTTCGCGGGGCTGAGCCGTACCGCGATCGCCGGTTCGCTGCATCCGCGCGAGGTGGACAACGAGGCGCTGATCGAGCGCGTGCGCATGATGGGTGTGCGGCTGGGTGGCGTGGCCTTCCGCAACCAGTCGATGGTCGAGCGGCCGGGCGACCTGCACCTGCTGGGCGAGATCCGTTGTCCGACCCTGGTGGTCGCGGCCGGGCATGACCGCCTGCGCAGCCTGGAGGAAGCGCAGGAGCTGCATGCAGGGATCGCAGGGGCGCAGTTCGCGCTGGTCGAGGACAGCGGGCACATGATTCCGCTCGAAGCGCCGCAAGCATTGTGCGACGTGATCGTGCCGTGGTTGGCGCAATTGCGGGACAGCTGA